The nucleotide window GTAGAGCATATGACAAAATATGgggaaaatttaattatgaatgGCAGGTAATGTACACAGGGACAATGGAGTGGTCCATCTCCTAGGACTGATACCTATTTTGGTTCTGAACCTGGCCCAACCATTGAAGGAGTTTTCTTTCAGTTTTTCTTGTAGAAATCTTGTAATTTTGAGAGACAGGAAATATTTCCCCCTTACTTCTGAAAATCATATTACAAGTCTCATTTCGGACTTTAAATGCTCTGAAACATCCTGAACTTTTGAGACTTAATCAATCTCGTAAATATGACATGGAAAAATCTTCTAGATGCACAGACCACTGACTTAATACATAGAACCACATACCCTTTCAAGGTAATAAATATCTACAGGTCTAATATTTTAACTGCATTGATATACTAGCCTATGTTATCTTGAAGCTCAATGCAAGGGAACCCTCATTAAGATTATAGATACTCAGCTTTAGCACCTAGTTGAGCACTTCTCTGCAAAGCAAAAGGCATTAAGCGTTTCTCAGATAAATTACATCTTTCTATCACTAGATATcaactttctcttcttttttctcccttTCAAGTCTATTGGTCCATTTCATCTCAtcttcaattatttttcaaaatgacACATGAGTTTTTAACTTGTATAAAGTTCAAGATTAGTTACTGTGAATGAGGAGCCATCCCACTAGCATTTCCAAAAACTTGGCCAGCAACAATCACTGGAATTCCATGGTTTCCGGCTGCAACAGAAGCTGTGTGCCTGTATGTTATAGATATATCAGAATGGACATTCAGTGAAAAAACAAGTAAAGTGAAGTTTTAGTTTTGTGGCACACTTAATTCAAATACCTatcatattttgaaattttgaatgaaaGAAACATGATTGATAGTCTGGCATGAATATGTaagttcatttttaactttcaagcATTGGCTAAAACCATATTTTCGAGTAGCAATTCCAGAccatttttcaatatatttattttctttctaaacTAGTGAAGCTAAACAAAACAGGGGGAAAACTAATTGATGAGTTCAAAATTCTGATAAACAGAAGCTAGATAGAAATGATTCATCAAAGTTCAAGCAGAGGGAAATTAACTTCAAAAAGATAACAGTTATAGAAAGACAGATTTGTTGATATGGACAAAAAGAAGAGGAGAATGGACCAAATGGCCAATTGTGGTTAACAACATTTGAACACAATACTCATTTGGAAACACGAAACACTCACGTGCCGTGGCCATCGCCATCAAAGGGAGAAGCATAGTCCTGGGATGAGTTAAATATTCCTCTGGTTATAGCAGAAGCGGCAAAATGTCTAGCCCCAACAAGCTTCCTATTGCAAGAACCGGACGGAAAATCTGGCGTAACCTCACAGGCGCCAGAGAAATGAGCAGGAACGGGGAATGGATGTTCAGATTTATCATCTGCAAAACTAGGGTGTGTAGGATCAATGCCAGTGTCAACAAACCCAATAGCGATTCCTTCTCCAGCAGTTTCAAACCCACCTGCTTGCAACCAAGCTCCCTGTGGCAGACCCAAAAATTGTGGAGTGTGTGTGGTTGCAGTTCTCACAGAAAAATCCAAAACCACATTGGACACTTCTCTTCTCCTTGAAAGTTTTTCTGCCTTCAagatttcaaaaatcaagaacatGTTGGTTGAAGAAGTTTACCAGATCACAAATACAAAAACCAAAATATGCACAAATGGAAACAACTCAAACAATGAAGCACATATTTCTTCACAGAATAAGGACACAATCAAGATGTTGAAAAGTAAAACCATAGCATACCTGTTGTTGGGTAACCAGCACAGCAAATCCATTAATCAAGTAATGATAGCTATAGAGCTTCAGATATTTCTCCCCATTAAACACTTTATTCAACAATGAGTCGTGAACTCGGGCAAAGTACGAACCACGTTTCATAACTGGCTTTGAAACATTCTGatgtctgaaaaaaaaaaaaaaagaccattCATATCTCTCAAATGAATGCACAATTAAGCACCAAAGtcaaaaaattggaggaaactAAAAATATGGTACAAAGTACCGGAATTTAGAATATCAAACAAATACTATAATGATAAGGTTTTCAAAAAACTTGTTTTCGAGTTGTGTAGATACTATGGCAATCATTTGAACAAATGTTCATCTTATCATCATAACACAAATACATAACTTCAACAAGAAGCCTCATCCTCAGCTATAAAAGGAATGTAACAATTAATACACTTTGAACACAGTTTGTtaacattaaaaacaaatatgggGGGGTACCTTTGTTTGTGAACTCTAGTTCTTCTTCTCCCAGATGAACCATGTTTAGAGTTGTTGCCCACTGTGATTAACTCATGATGATGATAGTGAGAAGCAGGAGCTTGTCTCAGAGTAACAATGTAAACAGCTgtagttgaatcactttgacaCACGGAAGGTATTagaaccattcccaagaaaaacaGTACCACTAAATGTGTATGCTGTGACCAATGCATGTTTTCCATTTGGGTTTTGGAATGCAAAGCCAAAGCCCCACCAAGCATGAACAAGAGTGATGACAACTATTGTTCAGTTCAGCAGCACGTAGTAAAGGCCATCTTCAACAGTAAGACTTGCTGACCTTTAATAGTATTTATGAAAGTTGAGTAAATACTGAAAAGCTGTGTCAGGTTTTGCAGCTTGTTCTGAAGCCTGAAGTGGAAGTGGAAAGTGGAGCCAACTCAACAATGATATTAAAGCAGGTTGATTCGGAATTAACAGGTCAAGTATGTATGGAGAATCTTAAACTATCTCGGGTGCTGTGATAGTGTGGAGTAGTAGTATAGTATAGTAGCATAGTAATAAATACATGAATTATTTGTTCAACAAGAAGCCTCAACATACATcctctctttaattgttgaaatttatGAGTTTAactaaattgaaaatgaaatctattaaataaaaaatggacttcacatatttaatctcattcaataaaaaaatgtattcagaagactcaaataaaaatgttaataagatttgagtttaatatttacataccaataacatataaattaattttatattgtcatcaaatcataaattattgagtaaattattttaagattattattttaaaagttaataaatttattatatatgataagttgtaattgaataattatatataaaaaattatactataacttttttatcataaaatttagtGTAGATTATACTAAGATTATGTGAGATTGCACAATCCACTGCATACTGACTTATGGAATATTGAATGTTCCTATACTAAACCTAAATCTAGATAACATTTATAAAGGGAAGGTTTGAGTGGGGCATGTACGTGTAGCCTTCAACCTAACattattacaaatatttaagGCACTGCTTTTTGGCTGTGCCCCAAAGAAAGTGGATACATAATGGTTCGGTGGCATTTCAAGTGCAAGTGCCTTTGCGCACATGTCATAGTGATAGTGCACCTCCACCCGGAGCAAAAAGTGTTATCTCATAGCATTCTAAGTTAAAAATGCatgttttggaatttttttttttgctttgttgATTAGTTATCATTATGAGACCCACGCAtgcctcaatttttttttctttggtggcTATTTGAGACCTTGAAGCAAGACTAACACATTTTGATAAAGTTTTGTTTTATATGAAActttttggttgtgaataaaataTAGTTGAGGTGCAATGACTACTGCGAAGTAAACTGATAAAATATGGTTTACTAACAAGTTGTTGATAAGACTGATAAaatatagattatttttaacacaattatattatttacatactttttttttataagattactTTCTTATCTCCTTCCATTacattgatcttttttttttttaactagagTATCCCAGTTAGAAACTAAGAACTAATCTCCATTAGATCTCATCAAGTCTTGTACTCATGTTAGTTGTAACGTGAGTTAGAGTATTAAAAATGTTTCTGTTGATAAGCAATAGGtaaattttactataaattTTCACAAAAGATGATAATTTTTTCTAGTCTAGCAAATGGATGTGTCTTCTCTTAGTCTAATATATCATGCtcataagttattaattttagaatatatatagttttatttatttacttaaaaataaactcACTGGTTTTTCCGGTAACATTGGTCAAAGTGATAGGCCATGGTATCATTCCATCTTTCTCTGCACTTTAGGaacaatctttttaaaatatctgTTGAAGTGCTTCTTCGAATGGCGAAAGATCCCGATTCTAGCTACTACCATCAGCAGTATGGTATggctttcttttctatttcaaatGATGACTTTGTGCATGTGTCCCCAATACCAGAAGAAAAGGCTTTTGGGTGTGAGATTCTGTTCCAATTCCAATTTTGTATCAATCCCTTGAAGTTCCGAAATTTCAGGattctattattttcttcatACTTTTTGGACCTTCAAATCACAATCTGTAAttagtttccttttttttcattctaaaatatttataaaatctcatctaaaaaaaatgtcaaaaatatttttttatcagaaagTATTAAAGATAATATCAAATGATTTATACGTACCATTTCTCAAACAACAGATATAGACCCTCGACAATGTCAAGTAAGTACCTTAGTACATTTGCAATAGTCAAacgacattaaaaaaaaaaaaaaaaagcaaaattggTAAATTAACCGAGTCCTAACTATGCATAAAAGATAAAAACCTAGACCTAAATAAACGAGACATAAgtgtaatattaataatagcAGATAAAGATTATGTGACATCCGtcctatctttgaaaatataaatgtaattttttttctaacttacATCATAAAAAGTAGTGATTTAAAACACAATATTAAAAGTTTCTTGAAACTGATCATATCTACtaagatatatatattgtacGAAATTAAAGTGGTTGAGAGTTTCTACATCAAAATACCGGGGAGAAACTCTGTCAAGCTTCTACACTTACCTCGatcattggcataaaattctcTCGTTCTTCTCTACTTTCACTCTCTTAAATTTAGAGTTTATAGTTTTAttgtcatatttttattaaattttataacaaatcTTCATTATtactaattagttttaaatcaaatatgaaatatctCGTTTTACAGTCTATTCCACTTAATTTGTCTTCTtaagtaattagaaataaattttattgtaatgttataataTTTGGGGTTAGTATTTATACAAGTatcttctttgtttatttatgtgTTATATTATCTTAAGGCTGGATAAGCTTTTTTATAAGCACTTTTAAGGGaaggaaatttttaaaaataatttaataaattaatttgtagaaattttcttacattaatttctttaaaaaaatggtttttaattcatgtataagttaattttagtttatgaataaattcattttatttttttaattttcttcttataaaaataagtttggagaagtttatccaaagaTACCCTCGTCTTAGTCCAATTATCGCTAAGGATCGCATTATCTAGAATTTTCCTCTCATTTGAGGCACCTCAGAATCATCCATCGaatctgttttaatttttttttccagtgtTCACTTTATTCAAACTCGTTTATTGCTAATGTAAAATTTAAGCTCTTTCTTCATTTCCACAAATCCAGATTACTAATGTTCTGTCAGCCCAGCCCGTGACTCTGGCCCAAAATTTCCTCACTCCCCTGTCCATCGAGCTGGTCCAATTAACGTTCCTTCCTTGTTTCCCATCTCCACCCCTTCTCTTGGGCATTTGTTTCCAGCACTCCCActattgcttcctgcacctcccATTGCATTCTGGAAAGCTCATTCCGAAATGCAAAATGGGTTTTCTGGAATGCAATGATAGGTATAGGATGCAATAGCCCTTCTCTTGAGGCTTGAGCATACCACTCAGTGTATTTGGTTTGGTGGTAAGAAAACATGGTGAGTTTAGTACAAAtgcaactatttgttgcttccTAAAATCATAACGAGTTtaactctttctctctctctctctctcttaataTGACTATGGCTTTTGACAATATCATTGAGAGATTGATCAATAATTACTACTTCAGCATAATATACTGAAAAATTATGGTAGTTATGACTGTGTCATTGAGATATTGATAGACAATTGCTACTTTAGTATGATCTCATTAAATTAGAACATGATTACGAAAGTGCTCAATCTTTCTTTTTCTGGTTAACCTGACTAGTATTTAATCCCAAATCAAGCAGTCCTATAAGGGACTTGGTGACATGTAGTCAGGGGTTGAACCCAAATTAGTTTCTGCTTAGAGGATTATAAGTTATATAGGAGCCACACAGAGCTAACTTTCCTACAAATCAGAAAACAGCATGTGGAGATTTATGAATGCTGTTTGCTTCAAACTAAAATCAGATATTCAATGTCTATCAATAAGAAAGATCAAATATTCAATATTCTTAGCAAGAAGGAACTTATTCCAAATTTCAAACTCTCCATGTATTGTTCCTACTCTTGTCATCATTTATATAGCagtaaaatttgtttttctgtttATATACATAATTGGAGAGTATGGAGATCACTAAGGATGAAAGATGTAAAACCTAAAATACTATCAAAGCTGCAGGCTAGGTCATCAGAAGTAAATATAAACTCAAAAGGAAAGTTGGAATGGATCAATGGCATTAGCACCTACAATGGGTCAATGTCATTATCCATATCTAAGTTATTGACACCGAGCAAGTAGCAAAATTTTATCTTGACTTTCACCCAGCATCATCAGTTCAATTGGTCACTGAAAGAAAGGACCTCActaaggactaaaatgaaataTGACTTATCCAAAGTCAGACAGAGCTGAGATGTTATACTTTATGCACAAGCTTTCTGGATTTCTTCTATCAGCGACACAAATTCCGCTCTGCACTTAGTGAACTGTGCATCAGAGCTGAATAACTTATGCATGGCACTTAATTCATCAGAACTTGCTTTTTTCAAGAATCCTTGTAGCACCAATTTCATCTCTTCAAAAGAATCACAACTTCCTATGATGCTATCTTGCTCCTGCCTTATCAAACCAGCATCAAAAAGCTTGGTCTTGGCATCACCTAGGGAGTTGCTTGAACCATGACTGAACTTACAGTCATCAATGGCACTGCCTGAAGATTCAGAGACAACTTCTTTGTGATTCCAGTACTCGACGCATTGATGATTGGGATCCTCAGCTTCAATGGCCTGGAAAAGTTTTTCAGAATTGATTAAAACATCATAAGTCGGAACATAATAAGCTACATTAAACTAGTTCAAGAAAACTGGCTAAAGATAAGATCCGAATTCCAAACTGTATGACTATAAATCTAtattagaaaaagaataaaCCAACAAGGGTGTGAATAGCTTAAACATTCATGAGTTTGCATTACCTGAATAATGGATGGTGAAAGGAATCCAAACATTTTGTGACCGTTAATGCTTTGCAGAAGTTCCAAGGAAGGAAGTTCTATTTCACCTTGACTCCTTTGCCTTTTGATTTCATGATTTAGTCTTTCAAGAACTGATTCCCAGCACTTATCTGCTGAGGTGTTTGTGAAAGCCTCATTTGGAAGTTCTTCCATGGTAACCTGAAATATATTTTACTGAATGAGAAAGAAATATACTTCCAACTGAAAAATGTCCATGCAAAtaccataaaattaaaaatagaataacaaGAAATCAACTATCACTTAGTTCCATTAATATTATGTTAGAAGATTGTCAGATCCCTGTACACCTTAACTCTAACTCCTATCTATATTATTAAATAGGTTTGAAGTACATATATCTACAAGCAGAAAGTACTCGATATGATTTTAACATGAAACAGAAATATCAGGAATAATACCTTGAAAATAGGCCCAAGAAATCCAGCATCATAGACTTCAGAAAGATAGTTACAAATTCTTGGTGGATCAAGAATGCTAAAGAACTTAACACGACTCTTGAATCCTTCATAAATTTACCAAAACAAATGAAATGTTAAactcccacaaaaaaaaaaaaatttaaggtaTATTACAACCCCAGAAAAGATCCTACACTGCAGCCTACCTTTTGGATATATTGCATGCTTACTGCACCACAGCTTTCCACAAATAACAGAGCCCAAATTTACAGGCTCTACAGAAATACCAAACTTCTGCATTAAGAAGCTTTGGTTTGTCAACGATATACTTGTATTGGAGGTTTCGGCGTCACCCATTTTAGATACACTGTTGAGTTGCTCTCCTGAATCAGAATGCATCTGCAGATCCACCCCAAACAATTTATAACCATCAAGTGTACAAGAATTTTGAACATCCCTTGAACAAGATGAAAATTCTTTGCCAGCAATACTATCAGCCCCAGGTTCCATGTTGTCTTGTTCTTTTCTAGCCTCTGCAAAGCTGACTTTTTccacatatggaacacccttaTTATGATGGTAATCAGCAGCATgcagaaaataattttcaggttCACCAGACATAACATCAATATTCAAATCCACAGAACCTCCTTTCTCCACCGTAACTTTATTGTCCATGACCAAATCTTTTTCATTCAAATTGTCTTTATGACAGTCTTTAGTGCCATATGGTGCACTAAAAGTTTCATGGTGAAACTCTGAGTGGACTAATTCTGCTGAAATGTGGCTGTAAGAACTACTAAGTATAGTTGAATTTGACTTATCATTAGTTCCTGCACAAGTTGAGTTTTTCCCTTCTTTGTAACTCTGGGTTTGACAAATGGCACTCTCCACATCTTGTTTATAAATGCAAGCATCCTCAGCATTAGCAGAAACCATTCCAGAGTTTCTATTTGACCACACTTCAATGGCATGTGATTCTCCTTCTAATGCTTCAACCAATGTACTTAGTTCATTCATATTATAACGAAACAGAATAAACCTGTTGTCCATTTCACATGAGCAAAACAAATTTGAGTGTTTGAGACAAGAATAACAGTCAGGAGAGCACTTGCAACCTATGGCAGATAGGTGCAAATCATAGAAGCAAGAGAAGCATTCTCTTTCctcaaacaaatcaaatttacTGTCCATCCTCAGCATCTTTAAATGAGTTGGAAGACAGTCAAGCCTTTCCTTTTCCATAGTTATCCTTGTCTGTCAAAAATAAGGGTaacaaaatgtgaaaaaaaaaataatgaaatgaagaACAGGTATCTGCATgggaactaaaattaaataataaatgtcaACCAAAGTGTCATAAAGTTTTTAAATATGTGGAGAGTGGGTTATGATCAAAGATAAAGAGTATGCAAGAATCATTACCTTAACTGCCTTGGTAAGAACTCCATCTTTCCCACAAGCACTTctccattttatatattttagattttcttttccATGAAGAGTTAGCTCTGCAAGGGCATGCATGGCTTCCTGAGCACATCCAAATAATAACTTGTCATGAGACAATGAAGTCTTACGGCACTGCAAACTGTAAAGCTCGGCAGCATTCTGGCCATGCACAAGCCAATCAACAGGAGCCACATTCACAGCCTCTGCACAGTTGAAGCCACAATTGAAGCCACAGTGGTATGCCCTTGGAAAGGTAACAACAAATTCCCCTGAATGCTGAATAGTGCGATGTACAGGCACCCCCTCAGATTTAAGAATTGAAGGAGATAACTGAGTCACCTGCTCAAAGATGAAATCATAACCGCTAGAATCATAATACAGTTCCCAAACTCTATCTACTACACAAAGAGAACTAAAATATCTAAGACTTGTATGAGAGATGAACATATGTGCTAGAGTTCTGGAGAGATAAGATAGTGTTGCTTTGGTAGAAACAGAACTGTCAAAGTTCAGCATACTACATAACGAGAGAAAGGTCATAAAACAGATAACTGtaccataattttaaaatctttaatGGACTTGTAAAGAACTAAGGGTAACATGACAAATGCAGGTGATACAACCAAGAGCGTTTACACCATGCCAAAAGCTTGATCTATTGGCAAAGGTGAAACTTTTGACATATAGCATCCTGCATTAGACGCAAACCATACCCTATTTCAGGCTTTAAGCCATTATTAGGCATAAGCCACACTAGGTTGAACCTGACCCTCACAACCTTTTGGACATATCATTTTGTCCCTCGAAGAGAAGGTTCACCCTCAAACCTTAAGATGATTGGAAACATATCAAACCCGTGATTTGAACACCTGTTGACTCTAATTCCAAATGATATGACCAAGACACTTACCATGGGACATTTGTCTACAGGAACTTATGTGCCGTACAGTATACATCACCGCAGGACATTTTTCTACAGGAGCCATTAAGTTGTTTAGACAATACTTACTCCTAATCAACACTTTatcccaaacacaaacacaatagGAGCTTACCAGGTAGATTCTATACTGAACTAGTGAACTTTGATTCTGGGGAAGGCCAAGGATTAACTCTTCTAGAAGCTTAAGTTATTAAGTGGAAACattataacaattttatatCTACAAGATGGCTCACACAAGGGAAGCGAAGGCTTGAAGTGTGGATAGTGCATAAGTCCACCATACCGAGTGAAAATAGTTAGGATCATACTCTCGTTCACTTGTTCATA belongs to Glycine soja cultivar W05 chromosome 5, ASM419377v2, whole genome shotgun sequence and includes:
- the LOC114413047 gene encoding lysine-specific demethylase JMJ18-like isoform X1; translation: MKQLKLAAESHAKEDNPCRHKPEMENTLESSGSPRHRKISARWDPVEACRPIVDEAPVFYPTIEEFEDTLGYIAKIRPQAEPYGICRIVPPACWVPPCPLQEKDLWENAKFPTRIQLIDLLQNREPMRKKIRGRKRKRRKQSKMGMGMRTAKSGSEANVASEPEEKFGFQSGSDFTLKDFQQYANVFKDCYFGLNDANEYEKVSDSSHQQRWKPSVEEIEGEYWRIIEQPTDEVEVYYGADLETGSLGSGFPKTSSLTKNESDRYALSGWNLNNFPRLPGSALCFEGSDISGVVVPWLYVGMCFSSFCWHVEDHHLYSLNYLHWGDPKVWYGVAGSHAPGLEDAMRKHLPDLFEEQPNLLNELVTQLSPSILKSEGVPVHRTIQHSGEFVVTFPRAYHCGFNCGFNCAEAVNVAPVDWLVHGQNAAELYSLQCRKTSLSHDKLLFGCAQEAMHALAELTLHGKENLKYIKWRSACGKDGVLTKAVKTRITMEKERLDCLPTHLKMLRMDSKFDLFEERECFSCFYDLHLSAIGCKCSPDCYSCLKHSNLFCSCEMDNRFILFRYNMNELSTLVEALEGESHAIEVWSNRNSGMVSANAEDACIYKQDVESAICQTQSYKEGKNSTCAGTNDKSNSTILSSSYSHISAELVHSEFHHETFSAPYGTKDCHKDNLNEKDLVMDNKVTVEKGGSVDLNIDVMSGEPENYFLHAADYHHNKGVPYVEKVSFAEARKEQDNMEPGADSIAGKEFSSCSRDVQNSCTLDGYKLFGVDLQMHSDSGEQLNSVSKMGDAETSNTSISLTNQSFLMQKFGISVEPVNLGSVICGKLWCSKHAIYPKGFKSRVKFFSILDPPRICNYLSEVYDAGFLGPIFKVTMEELPNEAFTNTSADKCWESVLERLNHEIKRQRSQGEIELPSLELLQSINGHKMFGFLSPSIIQAIEAEDPNHQCVEYWNHKEVVSESSGSAIDDCKFSHGSSNSLGDAKTKLFDAGLIRQEQDSIIGSCDSFEEMKLVLQGFLKKASSDELSAMHKLFSSDAQFTKCRAEFVSLIEEIQKACA
- the LOC114413047 gene encoding lysine-specific demethylase JMJ18-like isoform X2, translating into MENTLESSGSPRHRKISARWDPVEACRPIVDEAPVFYPTIEEFEDTLGYIAKIRPQAEPYGICRIVPPACWVPPCPLQEKDLWENAKFPTRIQLIDLLQNREPMRKKIRGRKRKRRKQSKMGMGMRTAKSGSEANVASEPEEKFGFQSGSDFTLKDFQQYANVFKDCYFGLNDANEYEKVSDSSHQQRWKPSVEEIEGEYWRIIEQPTDEVEVYYGADLETGSLGSGFPKTSSLTKNESDRYALSGWNLNNFPRLPGSALCFEGSDISGVVVPWLYVGMCFSSFCWHVEDHHLYSLNYLHWGDPKVWYGVAGSHAPGLEDAMRKHLPDLFEEQPNLLNELVTQLSPSILKSEGVPVHRTIQHSGEFVVTFPRAYHCGFNCGFNCAEAVNVAPVDWLVHGQNAAELYSLQCRKTSLSHDKLLFGCAQEAMHALAELTLHGKENLKYIKWRSACGKDGVLTKAVKTRITMEKERLDCLPTHLKMLRMDSKFDLFEERECFSCFYDLHLSAIGCKCSPDCYSCLKHSNLFCSCEMDNRFILFRYNMNELSTLVEALEGESHAIEVWSNRNSGMVSANAEDACIYKQDVESAICQTQSYKEGKNSTCAGTNDKSNSTILSSSYSHISAELVHSEFHHETFSAPYGTKDCHKDNLNEKDLVMDNKVTVEKGGSVDLNIDVMSGEPENYFLHAADYHHNKGVPYVEKVSFAEARKEQDNMEPGADSIAGKEFSSCSRDVQNSCTLDGYKLFGVDLQMHSDSGEQLNSVSKMGDAETSNTSISLTNQSFLMQKFGISVEPVNLGSVICGKLWCSKHAIYPKGFKSRVKFFSILDPPRICNYLSEVYDAGFLGPIFKVTMEELPNEAFTNTSADKCWESVLERLNHEIKRQRSQGEIELPSLELLQSINGHKMFGFLSPSIIQAIEAEDPNHQCVEYWNHKEVVSESSGSAIDDCKFSHGSSNSLGDAKTKLFDAGLIRQEQDSIIGSCDSFEEMKLVLQGFLKKASSDELSAMHKLFSSDAQFTKCRAEFVSLIEEIQKACA